A DNA window from Vigna unguiculata cultivar IT97K-499-35 chromosome 10, ASM411807v1, whole genome shotgun sequence contains the following coding sequences:
- the LOC114165394 gene encoding uncharacterized protein LOC114165394, whose translation MLTIKELNIDAYKYLIVIPPRFWSKSRFSGRAICDTIVNNMSEAFNSVIVDARGKPIITMLEEIRVYLMERWATKRKKVTTFEGNICPKVLDRLHKEKELTKYWIPSWLGEKLFEVRHISMVGDKYTVNVDAQHCSCRKWLLTAIPCCHAIVAMNFINVNAEDFIPICFRRSTYEEIYQSIIFPVNGEVLWERTPYPDVHPPHKRILLGRPKKKRRLEKWELRKDNTQINKGGHRKKCSICRQIGHNRNNCLDKPVDEQTTTPAEPAPNAQTTENAPTTEKAPITEVESQATPLSTPEEPSQHSPYLLVFGKDHAIHYTGSNEVASGAGEA comes from the exons ATGTTAACaattaaagagttaaatattgATGCTTACAAATACCTTATTGTTATACCTCCAAG GTTCTGGTCTAAGTCTAGATTTAGTGGTCGAGCCATATGCGACACAATTGTCAACAATATGAGTGAAGCTTTTAATAGTGTCATAGTGGATGCAAGAGGCAAACCCATAATCACCATGCTCGAAGAAATCAGAGTTTATTTAATGGAAAGGTGGGCCACTAAGAGAAAAAAGGTTACAACTTTTGAAGGAAACATCTGCCCCAAGGTCCTTGATAGACTACACAAAGAAAAGGAGTTAACCAAATATTGGATCccaag TTGGTTAGGAGAAAAACTATTTGAAGTGAGGCACATATCCATGGTTGGAGATAAGTACACAGTGAATGTGGATGCTCAACATTGCAGCTGTAGGAAATGGCTTTTGACTGCTATCCCTTGTTGCCATGCTATTGTAGCAATGAATTTCATCAATGTCAATGCTGAGGACTTCATACCAATCTGCTTCAGGAGATCCACCTACGAAGAAAtatatcaatccatcatctttccAGTCAATGGTGAAGTCTTATGGGAAAGAACTCCCTACCCCGACGTCCATCCACCACATAAGAGGATCTTACTAGGAAgacccaagaaaaaaagaagattgGAAAAGTGGGAGTTGAGAAAGGATAACACACAAATCAACAAAGGaggtcatagaaaaaaatgtagcatatgcCGTCAGATTGGACATAACAGGAACAATTGCCTAGATAAGCCTGTGGATGAGCAGACTACAACACCTGCTGAGCCTGCACCAAATGCCCAAACTactgagaatgcaccaactacTGAGAAAGCACCAATTACtgaagtggagagtcaagcaaCACCACTATCAAcaccagaagaaccatctcagca